In Candidatus Cloacimonadota bacterium, the following proteins share a genomic window:
- the ftsZ gene encoding cell division protein FtsZ: MIEFDQSPGFFSTTIKVIGVGGAGGNAVNTMIEKGIQGVEFIVANTDVMDLKKSQAKIKLQLGQKLTKGHGTGNNPDIGMEAALESQEEIKKVLEGTDMLFIAAGFGGGTGTGAAPVIAEIAKEMDILTLGIFTSPFEKEGVKKLQNYENGLSRIRGNIDSYIIIPNDKLSNICADMVIFEVFKRADSIIYDAAKAMSDIINRSGYINVDFADVKTVLFNMGYALMGTGICEGEDRAVRAAKEAISNPLLNDISLTGCKAILMNITIGNDMKFTEFEDIMSVVNDESGPSANIITGLVIDEEMTGKICVTIFATGLAIKDKTLPNLIHFKNDDQSNNELKQIFKRIGNSQELDIDNPRPHTPQKEIIKNEDIGIPAFMRRFSD, from the coding sequence ATGATAGAATTTGATCAAAGTCCCGGTTTTTTTTCGACAACTATAAAAGTTATTGGTGTCGGTGGTGCGGGTGGCAATGCTGTTAATACCATGATAGAAAAAGGTATTCAAGGTGTTGAATTCATAGTGGCAAATACCGATGTCATGGATCTAAAAAAATCCCAAGCAAAAATAAAACTACAATTAGGACAGAAACTTACCAAAGGGCATGGTACTGGTAACAATCCTGATATAGGCATGGAAGCAGCTTTAGAATCACAGGAAGAGATTAAAAAAGTTTTAGAAGGTACAGATATGCTCTTCATTGCAGCTGGATTTGGGGGAGGAACTGGAACTGGTGCTGCTCCGGTTATTGCTGAAATAGCGAAGGAGATGGATATCCTGACTCTTGGAATCTTTACCTCTCCTTTTGAAAAAGAAGGAGTCAAAAAACTGCAAAACTATGAAAACGGTCTGTCGAGGATAAGAGGGAATATTGACAGTTACATAATCATTCCCAATGATAAACTAAGTAATATCTGCGCAGATATGGTTATCTTTGAAGTATTTAAAAGAGCTGATAGTATTATCTATGATGCAGCTAAAGCCATGTCAGATATAATAAACCGCAGCGGTTATATCAATGTCGATTTTGCTGATGTTAAAACTGTCCTATTTAATATGGGTTATGCTCTTATGGGCACAGGTATCTGCGAAGGTGAGGATAGGGCGGTAAGAGCAGCAAAGGAAGCTATCTCTAATCCATTATTAAATGATATATCTCTGACCGGCTGTAAAGCTATTTTAATGAATATTACTATAGGTAATGACATGAAATTCACCGAATTTGAAGATATTATGTCAGTTGTTAACGATGAAAGTGGTCCCTCGGCTAACATTATAACAGGTTTGGTTATCGACGAAGAGATGACTGGTAAAATATGTGTCACGATCTTCGCTACTGGTCTTGCTATAAAAGATAAAACATTACCTAACTTGATACATTTTAAAAATGATGATCAATCTAATAATGAATTAAAACAGATATTTAAGAGAATTGGTAATTCTCAAGAACTTGATATAGATAATCCTAGACCTCATACACCGCAGAAAGAAATCATTAAAAATGAAGATATTGGTATTCCGGCATTTATGAGACGTTTTTCTGACTAA
- a CDS encoding FtsQ-type POTRA domain-containing protein, with translation MRKLRKRRGNSRYYLLFIVLAFLFLSMIMGFSHLVRHLSMFNIHRIIIVGNQNLDENFLQDLAAEFIGENLYSIPVRNVSNKYEDIVRIASLRVSRSFPNRLKIMINERIGYVYIRTIEGSLVPLNIQRIILDAKGIYPQEDLPIIHSRLSVSDLTTGSILDDDHIEKILNVHELILKSNIDERSISEYYIQNNNIYLIESMTGSKVILGDKDFPQRIQKLEFVMDNIGLNRRSTVDPRFDGQVVIR, from the coding sequence ATGAGAAAGCTAAGAAAAAGACGAGGAAACAGCAGGTACTATCTGTTATTCATAGTACTGGCTTTCCTTTTCTTATCTATGATCATGGGTTTTTCTCATCTGGTCAGGCATCTAAGTATGTTCAATATCCACCGAATAATTATTGTTGGTAATCAGAACCTTGATGAGAACTTCTTACAAGATCTGGCTGCCGAATTCATCGGAGAAAATCTCTATTCGATCCCGGTCCGGAATGTCAGTAATAAATATGAAGATATTGTGCGTATAGCAAGCTTGCGAGTGAGCCGATCCTTCCCCAATAGGTTAAAAATAATGATCAATGAAAGGATCGGCTATGTATATATCAGGACCATAGAGGGTTCATTAGTTCCCCTGAATATACAGAGGATCATCTTGGATGCCAAAGGGATCTATCCTCAGGAAGATCTCCCAATAATTCATAGTAGATTAAGTGTCAGTGATCTGACTACCGGTAGTATCCTTGATGACGATCATATTGAGAAGATCCTCAATGTTCATGAGCTTATCCTAAAAAGCAACATTGATGAAAGATCGATCTCTGAATACTATATCCAAAACAATAACATCTATCTTATAGAGTCCATGACAGGTAGCAAAGTTATCCTTGGAGACAAAGACTTTCCTCAGCGTATCCAGAAGCTGGAGTTCGTCATGGATAATATTGGCTTAAATCGTCGCTCAACAGTTGATCCGAGATTTGACGGTCAAGTAGTAATTAGGTAG
- the ftsA gene encoding cell division protein FtsA gives MKRTTVVTAVDLGTTKISVIIARLLDNGKFDLLGVGDAQSVGIENGIIKDIRKTSDSIRKALEIAEKNAEIKASNIFVGIAGEHIKSTNAISRLSLTDPIRGEPAEINQEHILKVIRNAEESVITQEGDKSQKIIHAIPQYFEVDNQDNIIDPADMSGYILTAHVHVILSDINALRNVNKCFELIGYKPESIILEPVASSKAVLTNDEMYLGCVLLDIGGGTTDIACFYKNSIRFSLIKPMGGNNVTNDIALGLTTTQKFAEKLKIQYGDVIDSEVDENAVIEVEGMGGRQQKPQKLKYFIKIIESRVREILEIAYTSIANIKYHDYMSAGLIITGGTSLLSHIEYLAKDVFNMEVRIGYPDLSRLNNPTKHLKDPKYATAVGLLYHAADLVAAEEVDNNVIPPARSIVKMTKGIIKTIYDNIADFF, from the coding sequence ATGAAACGAACAACAGTTGTCACTGCAGTGGATCTGGGAACGACAAAGATCTCAGTTATTATTGCCCGGTTGCTGGATAATGGCAAATTTGATTTGTTGGGTGTGGGTGACGCTCAGTCAGTCGGTATAGAGAATGGGATCATCAAAGATATCCGCAAAACTTCCGATTCGATCAGAAAGGCACTCGAAATTGCTGAGAAAAACGCTGAGATCAAGGCATCAAATATCTTCGTTGGTATTGCCGGTGAACATATAAAAAGTACCAATGCTATCAGCAGGTTATCATTAACTGATCCCATCAGAGGAGAACCTGCAGAGATCAATCAGGAACATATTCTCAAAGTGATCAGGAACGCAGAAGAATCAGTTATTACCCAAGAAGGTGATAAGAGTCAAAAAATAATTCATGCCATCCCTCAGTACTTTGAGGTTGATAATCAGGATAATATTATAGATCCCGCTGATATGAGCGGTTATATTCTTACTGCCCACGTACATGTGATCCTTTCAGACATCAACGCCCTGAGAAATGTCAATAAATGCTTCGAATTGATCGGATATAAACCGGAAAGCATTATCTTGGAACCGGTCGCTTCCAGTAAAGCTGTACTTACGAACGATGAAATGTATTTGGGCTGCGTTTTGCTTGATATTGGAGGAGGTACAACAGATATCGCCTGCTTTTATAAAAACAGTATCCGGTTCAGTCTGATCAAGCCAATGGGAGGCAACAACGTCACTAATGACATTGCTTTAGGGCTTACTACAACCCAGAAATTTGCTGAAAAACTTAAGATCCAATATGGCGATGTTATAGATTCTGAGGTAGATGAAAATGCTGTCATAGAAGTTGAAGGGATGGGTGGCAGGCAACAAAAACCTCAAAAACTAAAGTATTTTATTAAGATCATTGAGAGCAGAGTGAGAGAAATATTAGAGATCGCTTATACCTCGATCGCTAATATTAAGTACCATGATTATATGTCTGCTGGGTTAATAATTACTGGGGGTACTTCTCTCTTATCACACATTGAATACTTAGCAAAAGATGTTTTTAATATGGAGGTCAGAATTGGGTATCCTGATCTTTCCCGCTTGAATAATCCAACCAAACATTTAAAAGACCCCAAATATGCTACAGCTGTCGGATTATTATATCACGCTGCTGACTTAGTTGCTGCAGAAGAGGTAGATAATAATGTTATCCCCCCGGCAAGAAGCATTGTCAAAATGACAAAAGGCATTATAAAAACTATATATGATAACATCGCTGATTTCTTTTAG